In the genome of Caenorhabditis elegans chromosome IV, the window tggacgatcaattccatctgtgggtcttgctgcagcatatctttctccagtacctccctgatatgtcgaacgattgatagtttgagaatcaagagaatcagttggacgatcaattccatctttgggtcttgctgcagcatatctttctccagtaccaccttgatatgtcgaacgattgatagtttgcGAGTCACGCAAACCTCTTGCGCCAGCTATTCCATCTGGCGCCTTTGCTGCAGCATATATCTCTGCAGCTCCaccttgatatgtcgaacgaaTGATAGTTTGCGAGCCACGCGAACCTGTTGCGCCAGCAATTGCAatttgggtcttgctgcagcatatctttctccagtaccaccttgatatgtcgaacgattgatagtttgagaatcaagagaatctgttggacgatcaattccatctttgggtcttgctgcagcatatctttctccagtacttccctgatatgtcgaacgattgatagtttgagaatcaagagaatctgttggacgatcaattccatctttgggtcttgctgcagcatatctttctccagtacttccctgatatgtcgaacgattgatagtttgagaatcaagagaatcagttggacgatcaattccatctttgggtcttgctgcagcatatctttctccagtaccaccttgatatgtcgaacgattgatagtttgggaatcaagagaatcagttggacgatcaattccatctttgggtcttgctgcagcatatctttctccagtacttccctgatatgtcgaacgattgatagtttgagaatcaagagaatcagttggacgatcaattccatctttgggtcttgctgcagcatatctttctccagtaccaccttgatatgtcgaacgattgatagtttgagaatcaagagaatctgttggacgatcaattccatctttgggtcttgctgcagcatatctttctccagtaccaccttgatatgtcgaacgattgatagtttgagaatcaagagaatctgttggacgatcaattccatctttgggtcttgctgcagcatatctttctccagtaccaccttgatatgtcgaacgattgatagtttgagaatcaagagaatcagttggacgatcaattccatctttgggtcttgctgcagcatatctttctccagtaccaccttgatatgtcgaacgattgatagtttgagaatcaagagaatcagttggacgatcaattccatctttgggtcttgctgcagcatatctttctccagtaccaccttgatatgtcgaacgattgatagtttgggaatcaagagaatctgttggacgatcaattccatctttgggtcttgctgcagcatatctttctccagtacctccctgatatgtcgaacgattgatagtttgggaatcaagagaatctgttggacgatcaattccatctgtgggtcttgctgcagcatatctttctccagtacctccctgatatgtcgaacgattgatagtttgagaatcaagagaatcagttggacgatcaattccatctttgggtcttgctgcagcatatctttctccagtaccaccttgatatgtcgaacgattgatagtttgagaatcaagagaatcagttggacgatcaattccatctttgggtcttgctgcagcatatctttctccagtaccaccttgatatgtcgaacgattgatagtttgggaatcaagagaatctgttggacgatcaattccatctttgggtcttgctgcagcatatctttctccagtacctccctgatatgtcgaacgattgatagtttgagaatcaagagaatcagttggacgatcaattccatctttgggtcttgctgcagcatatctttctccagtacctccctgatatgtcgaacgattgatagtttgggaatcaagagaatctgttggacgatcaattccatctctgggtcttgctgcagcatatctttctccagtacctccctgatatgtcgaacgattgatagtttgagaatcaagagaatcagttggacgatcaattccatctttgggtcttgctgcagcatatctttctccagtacttccctgatatgtcgaacgattgatagtttgagaatcaagagaatctgttggacgatcaattccatctttgggtcttgctgcagcatatctttctccagtacttccctgatatgtcgaacgattgatagtttgagaatcaagagaatctgttggacgatcaattccatctttgggtcttgctgcagcatatctttctccagtacttccctgatatgtcgaacgattgatagtttgagaatcaagagaatcagttggacgatcaattccatctttgggtcttgctgcagcatatctttctccagtacctccctgatatgtcgaacgattgatagtttgagaatcaagagaatcagttggacgatcaattccatctttgggtcttgctgcagcatatctttctccagtaccaccttgatatgtcgaacgattgatagtttgagaatcaagagaatctgttggacgatcaattccatctttgggtcttgctgcagcatatctttctccagtaccaccttgatatgtcgaacgattgatagtttgagaatcaagagaatcagttggacgatcaattccatctttgggtcttgctgcagcatatctttctccagtaccaccTTGATAAACTGACCTATTTACTGTTCTATGAGCTTCATTTCCTGTCGGCCAATTCATCTGATCTCTCGGGCGAATTTGTTGTGTTCTTTGTCCACTAGTGGAAGCAAACATAGCACGACTCTCTGTTGTTGCATCGAATTTTTCTGGTTTGTGCTGGATATTATCAAGGGGCCTGttcatctaaaaaatattcagattgaATGAAGATTagtatagaaaaaaataaagaaaaagcaTAACAGCAAACCAAAAAGCGTAATACAAAAAGGGGAAACTCCAATCATCCGGTGTAGTGCTTTCTATCAGCAAGTCTCACGGGGCGCGGCCAATTTCCATGGAAACCGAAAGAGAGAACTTTACGAAACGAAAAGACCAAAagtattttgagaaaatttgtttattggttgatctaaaaatacattttctttttgttttctgtttttttttaagttttcaatcaGGAAcgtttaaagaaaaaagtttattacaTTGTAAAAAGTCACacaaaaatacagaaaataagATCGAACTGCGAAATATTAAATACCGGTAAGGAAGaactttgtttcaattttcagaaatttcaatgataGGATGTGGCCTGGTTTGATGCTTGACTATCCAAATCCGTCTCCATTGTCGTCGAATGGGTCATGAACGTGGAGTTACTGTGACGAGCTTCTGGGCGGGTCAGAGCGATTTGGTTCGGCCGTCTGAAACTTGAAATGTATGTTTGTCAAATTGTTTTGTTCACAGGTTGTTGATTTCATATTGCTGCTTCAAATCTCAAAGTTCAATTTAACAgcttccgaatttttttggtatacCAGAAATTCATTTAAACATTTAAGCGTGAGAAGTAATATGgctcaaataaaaatttatatttcaagctgaaatataaaatccggaactttttttgagtattttcaacaattggaGCCATATAAATATGTACATACATTCTAAAAtacacccccccccccccccactcaCCTATAAATCTCGTTGCTGCTTCTGCCTTCTGATGATGCATCAGAGTTCCTCGATGCAGGAACCCCGTACTCGGATGCTACAGTAATAGGGATAACTCGACGATTGGGTTTCTGCAAAATAGTTTTGACGGTGACGGTGATATAAACAGATAAAATTgcttcaaacttcaaaatcttGAATAACTAGACATATATTTATGAAAGCAAAAGTGacagtttcaacaaaaatatactCACAGATGCATACGATGAGAAGGAATCACGTCGAGGAGCATAATATGATGGTTCTGGTTCTTGCTCTTCTGAACAACTTCagcattaaatttttcagaatttcaataaCACAGGCTACAAGAACTGAATaccttttccattttccgtAATCCAAAAATCTGGAGGAGCAACCgatgattttggaatttgaagtTGCTCCACGGGAATTGAAtgtctttttgattttttcgcagaTCGTCTTTTCAGCATTAGAGCTAATACGATGTTCATGGTAAAGCCGACGATAGAGCAGACTGGAATTTTAACAAAAgatttttccacaaaagtTTAAACAGATACTTACCAGCTAGGAAAATACAGAGATAATATAGCAGATTAAACTCATTAACTGATACACATTCAGTTTGATAGATTTCATCTCTTGACTTTTGAACAATCAAATTAGGCGGTGGAGTCTCAGCATCTCTTGCTACATGATGCACCATGACCGGCTCATCCACAGCTTCAGCTAGCACTGGAAGATCAGCTTCTTCCAGATTCACTATAATCGACACTCTCTGAAATTCTTCCGACTCAGCACTTGCAGTGGTCCTCTCTAAAAGTGATGAAGCCGAAGAATCCTGATCGCAAGTTCTTGCCTCGCAACTTCCATCGCATTCCGTCACAATGCATGAGATCTTGAGCTGCTTTGCATTCGGGAATCGGAACATTGATGGAATCTCGGCTTCTTCTACAGATTCGCGTCTTGCAAAGTGTCCcataattgatttgaaaagtgCACATCCGACGGGGTCTGTGAGCTGGACGGTGACGTTTCCGCCGACTGGTTGGGCGATGCATTGGCCAACGAAGAAGCTGTACGAGTTTTGCTGGGTGCTCGGCAAGGGacggatctgaaaaaaatttcttgtttggtcttttacacaaaaaatgattttttaacagtGTAATgcaataattttggaaaatttattttctctatttttgaaaaaaaaatctgaattttaaagaaaatttcaattttaaggtttaatttttcggagaaaaatttatcagaatatttgaatttcccgtcaaatcTTGTTCTcttaaaacttgaattcccgccacagaaatttagaattttctacAGGAAATATGATTGAAACTTAAAGAAGATTGtttgcgggaaattaaaaattcctgaaaaatattttgccaggaaattcaaattttttaaaggcagGCCCGTAACTTgtgcatttaatttttacctGCAAAGTATAAGGTTGTGAGTATTTCACAGTATCCACTGGCAGCCTGCTTGACAAAACTCGAAGCTGATAGTCTGATGATTGACTGGTCCTGAAACGAAAGAAGTGACGTCATGCgacattctaaattttcaaagtcttACATTTGACTTGCATAATGCTGCGTCCCATTGGCAATTTCTCGGCATGTGACATTCACCGATTTGTCACCTTCGACAATTAGAACAGGATGGGAGTGAACATCAACAGTCACCGAGTAAGTTTTACTTGCCACGTCATACTTTATACCACATTCGTCAGACTTCAAATTGAGCTTCAGGACTGCCACATTTGTGCCGAAGCCTTGAACTCGACAGGCTTCGGATTCGGATGATCTAGTTTGAACTAGACCTTCGAACGGCTTGGAAGTTCGAATAAATACTGATACAACATCTTCGGAACATGACCAACGGACGTCCGATTCGAAGACACTGAGGGCTCCGCTCACGAGAGGGAGCTGGAAAAAAGAGAGTTAGAagttggaaacatttttagattttttgtctGGAAATCGGACGAAAAATCTCCCGAAATATGCATCAAAACACTTTATTTTGGGTTACTAAAGCGGACGCTAAAgtgatccaaaaatttttaattaggtTTGTTCGGCCATTGGAAAACAGTTTTGGACATTGAATTTAACAAAGAATTTACctatttttattgcaatttggaaaaaaaagacgaaatcAATACTTTCCActaaaaacttcagaaatatggtttcaaattatttctacaagaatttcattattaaattcaAGTTccttgttattttccacccaAGCACAAAAATTTCCGGAGCTTTATCTCGAAATCGCGTAAACTCTGGTGTATTGAAATACTGTAGttagtgtttgcgtacttctggcgctacagtaacccaagaatttttgaacgaaGCTGGGCTcttggaaaacattttatggCCGTGAAATTTAACAAGggactcaaaatttcaaattaaaattgaaaaaaaaacgacaaaataaatactttccacaaaaatctcccgaaaaaataattttacaatagttttcaaattgttttgttataaaattcaaatttcctgtcATTTTCCACCCAAGCACAtagattccaaaaatttatatctCAAAACTCTGATGtattggattactgtagtcgATGTTGCGTACTCAGATAAACTGGAGTCACGGCAGAGCGACAGAAAATCACTTCTAATCAGCAAAAGCTAGTAAAGCCATAGTTTATCAGCAGAGAACCACTGCTAATTAGCAGGTCATTGCTAATTAGCTAAAAAGCACTGCTAATTAGCAGAAACCCACTGCTAACTAGCAGAAcattgattattgattttattttgttttttcttcgtcgtatttcacatatttcatttttttgaccttttttattgtattttttgtgtgaTATGTTATCAATATGTGTTAATTGTTAATTCCAGtgtgtttttcaaagatttgtaTCATTCCCGGCTAGAAACGGAGGATTATGGCCAGAAATCCAAGAACAACAGttcgaagaattttgaattcagcacCCCGGAGTCTTCTGATTCAAAGCGTGACAATAGTTGCTCtaggtaaattttttaaatgattttattgGGACTAAATAACTACTTTCAGACCCGACGGACAATAATCATGGTTCTCACCAGCCGGGAAGCAATGGTCCATCAAATTCAAGCACCCAGGCCGATAACTTCGAGACGGAAACAACTGCAGATGAAGAACGACAAAAGGAAGATGGTGTAGAAGATGAACTCGAAGACGAAGAAACAACAGGATTCATTGATGAAGACGGGGAAATTCGTTATCCGGTCGATGAAGTGGGAAATTACGAGATCGATCAAGAAGCTGAAACCGATGAGTCATTTTATTTGGACACTCAACGCGATTCTTCTCTATGCGACGAGCGAAGTCAACTGTGTCGTTCTCTGAGCGATCAAAATCtgagaacaacttttttcctcaTCACTACTACCAACTCGAAAGCAGCCATTTTGAGATATCTACATTTTCACAATGTTTCACAAGATagcattctcagaaaattgctACTGAATGACTCTCATCTAACACTTGTAGAAGTATGTAATTTATGTGCGCAGAATATCGAACTGTAGGTTTAttataaaactaaatttctgaaatatatcaTTACAGATGCAAATGTGAAGATATGCAAGAGAAATGCCAACTAATTTTCGGAGATCTCAAGAAATGGCTCGAAGTTATATTGAATAGTTTTGCGAATATCATGATGAAGACTAAAACAACTATTTTGGAAGGATATAATAGCTCCAGTCCAATAAATAAGggtatctttaaaaaaaagctacTCAGCGAAATGGCAGATAATGAAATGTGGATGCACTTCGAGAGTAGCTTCGACGGAATCAAAGTACATAAAAATGGAAAGTAAGTATCTTAGTTTGAtggctctaaaaattttaattggttttcagTCAGAACATTTGGCCATATAGTTTACTCAATTTGGATCTCGAAGACGTTCATCGAGCTTCTCCCCAGGCCCTCATTTTAGCAGCGTTATTCATCGGGTTCAAAAATCCGACAACGAAAATTCATGATAGACTTACACAATGGATTCTGCTCCAAATGGACGAACATGTCTTCTTCTCAGAGGGAGTGGCCTGGAAAGCGGATCTCACGTGTGCCAATCATGACGATCCAGTGagatgaaaattcagaattttgaaaacaagtgTTTGGTTTCAGGCACGACGAATCGTATACAATCAGTGTGGACTCCGATCATCAGGTTCTTGCAACTTTTGCTTAAACCAGGAAACTGAGTGCAAAATCAATGATGAGTATACAACACGTAAGCATCATGAAAactattattaaaaaaataatcaccTCTTTATAGTACGCGAAAATCTCACCGGATCGTGCCCTTCGACTATGAACGATGGCCTTCGTCAAAGAAACCAGCATTCTCATTTCCACAAGCATGTTTTGTATATGCATCTATGCCCGGTTGACTTGTTTCATTGTTTTGAAGAAGGAATTTTAAGCAATATCAATACAGGTCACTAGTAATGCCCGAATGCTCCCGAAAcgtgttcatttttcagcattatTCTCCAAAGGGAAATGGAATTTGTTCCCGTCAAAATCGGTGGATTTTTCATCAACACCTTCGCTTCCATCTCGATTTCGTTCGTTGTCCGGCAAAGCTTCACAGTGTACTGGTTCTGAGAAAGCACTGGTAAAAAGATTCGTTCAGCTAATTTCTGCAAAGTGAACACACATTTAGATTTTCGAGTCGATAGTTGTAGCAGCTGCATTTTCCGGTGAACTTGGAGGTGTATCATCGGCTATCATTCTCAGCATTCATGGACTTTATCGTCTTTGCATAGAACCCCAATCAATCACTGACGAGACTCTTCATTTgaaagttagtttttattgtttttgcttgaaaaaagtAGACCATTCTTTACAGATTGAACAAATCAGCAAATCCATCGAAGTTTTAATTGTGAAACGAGCACCGGAAATGTTGAATGGGATCAAAGTACATGTATGGAAATTGTCGTCAACTAACACCCATTACTATTTTGCAGCAAGTGTTGTACCACCTTGCAAGAATGACTGAGCTGTACGGTAGCTTATTTCCATTGTCAACTCAATGGTTCGAGTACTTCTATCACACTATTCAAAGAACTTTAGttccggaaatttacaatgGACTGGGCATGAGCATCAtgagaaagtgagaaaattagAGCACAATAGGGAGCAAGAATGTTTTTACAGAATGTCGGCTCTTCAAGAGATCAAAACCGAAGCTGCATTCCGTCTACACACAAATCACCAGTTTCGAACAGAAGCGAACTTGAAAATGTGCTATGAACTTGGATTATTAAGGCGACTCAAACGAATATCGGTTGTTCCGACCCCTCCGCAGTACCAACAGTTTTGCGAGACCGGGGATGTTTTCCTTAATGTTGTATACCACGACGGCATCAGATATTCGAATTATTGCAACAAAAAGACAGATGACTCAAATGTTACGTTTATCGAATATGCTCGCGTACGATTTGCAAAGATTATTGGGATGCTGTTGAAGGAAAACAACACTGATCttcgttttattttgaagaaatactGCAACACAAATGATCATTTGATTGACATATCGAACAAGTTATATGAAGAGGATGTACCGCAAATGCATATTCAAAACTGGGTtgattcagtttcaaaatcgAGTTTCGGAGGTCGTGTCACGTTAACAAACACAGTTGTCGTGGTTTCCGCCGATTCCATTGTTGGACATGCAGTGGTTGTGAAGCGAAATAACAACTGTGTGGCTCTTCCATTTTCTCGCCGTATCAGTCTATCTTGACTTTGATAACCACATATAGCTTTGAATTTGTTTGTCTTTTGTctgtcccccccccccccgctcGAAAAAATGTCTGCACCTCCCCCTTCTTTGACAAATGTTTGTCTCTACCCCTTGCTCGAAAAATGTTCTCATTATGTTCTTGAGGaattctttcagatttttaaaagttgtttgttttaatattttcatgaaTGCTTATCCGCTTTCAATTAATTTGTGTTTATTTGATGTGATAATCTGTTCTGTTCAACCCTGCTTATTTAATCTTATTTTATTAACAgatctaaaaatcaatttcagaaaaagtcatGTCATTCCTCGAGAAACTAGTGGCAAAATACGAGCCcattaaagaagaaaaaccaaaattagtTCCAAAGCCGACAAGAAAACGGCAACCGGAAACTACGGAAATCGTTGTGAAGACTCGCCGTATTACTCGCCGAAATGCTAAGGTTAGTGGAAGGAGCCACATAACATTAAATGTGAACCCAAAGCTAACCTATTCCTATgagttttaatatttctgtCATTTTCAGGCACCTGTAAAAGAAGAGGAGATTGGACAtcaaaaagctcaaatcaCGATCGTAGATGACGAAGAGTTTATGGAGCAACCTGTACAGGAGCCGATTGAGATTGAAGAGGAGCAACAAGAAGAATCTCATCTGGAAATTGCTCTTCCGGAGCAACCAAATCATGAGCCAATGCAATCAAGTCCATCGTTGCCTAGAAAATCGTTCAAACCGGATATGCATCCAATTGCGAAGGTGTTTACTTCTGCTAATTTCGAGTTGCTcggaaataaattaatttcagaaaggcGGAAAAATCTGTATTGTAGATCTAGGACTTACATCTCACACACTCCCCACCGAACAAACTCCAGGATtcttggtaagtttttttttccaaaaatctggCATGATCAAAATTGTTGACTTTTAGAAAAGACTCGGAGAGAACGTTGGAGGATCAATTGACTATAGTTATGAATCGATTGACGAGTTGATCCGCACTGCTCCGGATGCTTGGTCTAAAGCTTCAATGGGTGCAATTCGAGGTGTTATGCTCATGGTCAGTTTTAGTTACTATCTTGAATTTGCAATTAATATTGGAGAAAATTTCAGCAGGAACTGGTTACTGAGCGATCAATGCACCCGAAAAGTAAACCAATGGAGAAGAATCGTTTACTTGTATGTTTATAAGAATGGAACGattttgagcatttgaaaatgttatttacaGGGTGAAGAAATGGCAAAATTGAACCCTAACGATTTTCTGAACCACAAACTGCTGGAAGTTTCGAGTTTGGATCAAACTGGTATACCAAGAACATAAATAAAAACCGCCCCCAAGAACATTCTATTTCAGTGTTTATCAACGTCAATCTCGTGTTTTCGGCGCTGAGCATTCAACATGGCTCGGTTAGATCAATTGTCAATGCTATGTCAAATCACTGGATTGACTACGTGAGCGATCAAATATTACGTtctatttttgactatttaaCATTTCAGCTGATTCCGAGAGAGCAACAAGGATCCTTCACGACAAGCAAAAAGACGGAGCCTCTTACTTTCTTCCCAGGAGACTTGACAAATTGGCCAGCCGGTTAGTTTATGATTTACATGGGCGAGCCAcataaaaatcgttttcagCTCTTCTCGCTGCGGCAATCAAGTTGGACAACGACCAGGTGGACGTTACTCGCCTTCCAAGTGTGGTCAATATGCTGTTCAAGCATCATATCAAAGTCAGATTGTAGGTTTCTTGttatttactttaaaaagCCAGCGAatagaatttttctttaacttgaaaaactaTGTTTTCACAAATGTCTTTTTGCAGCGATCATGCCCGTGGTTTGTATCGAACAAAACACGACGGCCAGAATCCACCAAAAATTGTGCTGCCAAAGCGTCCCATCATCGATTGCACACAATTCTACAAGAGCAGCGAGGATATCGATGAGGAGCAAGTTCCATCAACTTCGAACTTTCAATCATCTTCGAACTCTCTATCAACTTCGAAATCTGCTGGAAGGGAACATATCCCAGACTCCCCATAAATTCACTAGTTCTCCTGTTTTCTGATACTTtcgaaacttgtttttttgtttttttttccatttttcgttaaatgttttttttctgttgttttttcattttgtttcattttcataataaatcgtgttattttttatggttttataaaagtttaatCCAATATGAAAGCAAAACTAGCTAGCAAGAAAGCATAACTACGTAGCAAAACATCACCGCTAATCAGCGGAAAAGCACAATTACTGCGGTTGACTAAGCCGTGACATAAATGCTAATTAGCAGTGATTTTCTATCGCTCTGCCGTGACTCCAGTCTATCTGAGTACTtctggcgctacagtaacccaaaaaagtttagaattaATCTAGACTGTCAAATGGAAAGCTGAAGTAAGTAAAATTCTATGACAAGcttgattttcatatttaacaTATCtcaaaacgttgaaaaaatcCACTTACCACAATAAAAAAGAGTCGAAGGATTTTCGCCAGTGAAATCATTCGACGCTACTTTTCATCTcacctgaaaatgaaaaaaatatgtatctataggatttttttttgcagctttTTCAGACCATAAAAAAGCGTAAAAACAGGAAACTTGTAGCTGAGAGCCACCAGCGGAGCAACTAAGGGAGCGTAACCGAGGAAACTTGGAGCTAGAATTGGAGGAGAGGggggagaaaaagaagaaaaagagcaacacATGCACACAACAATAAGTGGGATTTTGATTGcagaaaaaacgtttttaaacattttgagaaaaagatgTGAAAGAAGAAGCCGAAGTTTTGAGATGATTGAGCAAAAATTgagcgaaaaaataaaattggatttaTGTGGGAGCGGTTGGGGCTGCATActcaaaagttttcttttcagaaacaaaaagacaaacaaacaaaaaaatgtttcaaagtttgaaataatgaTGTTGGTGAAAACGAAAACGGCGACAAAATGCCCCCAGGAGACAGGTGGAGCGAGGGGTTGATCCTCCAATAAGCCGCCCACTTCGGGTGTTCACTTTCATCATAACATCGACGAGACCCCCATTACGGAAGGGGGAAACATGAGGAAATGAGAagacgggggggggggggtctaCTGAATTATGAATTTAGCCTTAATTTGTATCAGTTGAGATGGAAAGAGGTATAGGCGGCAAAGGAAATATTAATTATTGGCTTGTTTTTGTTACTTCGCTTAATTAAATTATCaacgtttgaaattttacaattttttgattttttgacaaactgGCTTCAATAGgaacaatttcagatatttcttttttttcaattaaaaaaaaggaaattttgaaatttaaagtcGAAACTGGGTTGGCTTGGCTTTCAGTAATTGCTTGTgtcggaaaattccaaatatttatagaaaattgccAACAAAATCCAGTGGAATTTCgagaaattgtaaaataagtgtcaaaaaatgtggcaaaaactgtttgaaataaatttttttaagtcaaaaaattccaaataataACCGAGTAAATATcacaaaattgtaaaaagaaATGTTCCAAACCCAGTTCTAGAAATTGCCTTTGAAATTATCATGAATAATATTCAAtaaattggcttaaaaaattccaaatatttccaaaacatttttccaaaaaaatatcgaaaaaatctgctacaaatgcccaaaaatctgtttaaaatgtcgaaaaaattgattgccaaaaattttctaaaaaagagcttgaaaattcaaattggaaaacataTTCTCATGAAATTTCGGTAAGCTTAGacatcaaaaattccaaaaacaaataCCAAATCTAATTTCAATCTTCTGGGGTACACTAACCAATTCTGGTTCAAATATATCTGGATTAAAATGCATAGGGAAA includes:
- the cutl-26 gene encoding ZP domain-containing protein (Confirmed by transcript evidence), which encodes MISLAKILRLFFIVLPLVSGALSVFESDVRWSCSEDVVSVFIRTSKPFEGLVQTRSSESEACRVQGFGTNVAVLKLNLKSDECGIKYDVASKTYSVTVDVHSHPVLIVEGDKSVNVTCREIANGTQHYASQMTSQSSDYQLRVLSSRLPVDTVKYSQPYTLQIRPLPSTQQNSYSFFVGQCIAQPVGGNVTVQLTDPVGCALFKSIMGHFARRESVEEAEIPSMFRFPNAKQLKISCIVTECDGSCEARTCDQDSSASSLLERTTASAESEEFQRVSIIVNLEEADLPVLAEAVDEPVMVHHVARDAETPPPNLIVQKSRDEIYQTECVSVNEFNLLYYLCIFLAVCSIVGFTMNIVLALMLKRRSAKKSKRHSIPVEQLQIPKSSVAPPDFWITENGKEEQEPEPSYYAPRRDSFSSYASKPNRRVIPITVASEYGVPASRNSDASSEGRSSNEIYRRPNQIALTRPEARHSNSTFMTHSTTMETDLDSQASNQATSYH
- the cutl-26 gene encoding ZP domain-containing protein (Confirmed by transcript evidence) yields the protein MISLAKILRLFFIVLPLVSGALSVFESDVRWSCSEDVVSVFIRTSKPFEGLVQTRSSESEACRVQGFGTNVAVLKLNLKSDECGIKYDVASKTYSVTVDVHSHPVLIVEGDKSVNVTCREIANGTQHYASQMTSQSSDYQLRVLSSRLPVDTVKYSQPYTLQIRPLPSTQQNSYSFFVGQCIAQPVGGNVTVQLTDPVGCALFKSIMGHFARRESVEEAEIPSMFRFPNAKQLKISCIVTECDGSCEARTCDQDSSASSLLERTTASAESEEFQRVSIIVNLEEADLPVLAEAVDEPVMVHHVARDAETPPPNLIVQKSRDEIYQTECVSVNEFNLLYYLCIFLAVCSIVGFTMNIVLALMLKRRSAKKSKRHSIPVEQLQIPKSSVAPPDFWITENGKEEQEPEPSYYAPRRDSFSSYASKPNRRVIPITVASEYGVPASRNSDASSEGRSSNEIYSFRRPNQIALTRPEARHSNSTFMTHSTTMETDLDSQASNQATSYH